A region from the Triticum aestivum cultivar Chinese Spring chromosome 3D, IWGSC CS RefSeq v2.1, whole genome shotgun sequence genome encodes:
- the LOC123079008 gene encoding ubiquitin-conjugating enzyme E2 36 isoform X2, whose amino-acid sequence MANSNLPRRIIKETQRLLSEPAPGISASPSEENMRYFNVMILGPAQSPYEGGVFKLELFLPEEYPMAAPKVRFLTKIYHPNIDKLGRICLDILKDKWSPALQIRTVLLSIQALLSAPNPDDPLSENIAKHWKSNEAEAVETAKEWTRLYASGA is encoded by the exons ATGGCCAACAGCAACCTTCCTCGACGAATCATCAAG GAGACGCAGAGACTCCTCAGCGAGCCAG CGCCGGGGATCAGCGCTTCGCCCTCGGAGGAGAACATGCGGTACTTCAACGTCATGATCCTTGGTCCGGCGCAGTCGCCCTACGAAG GGGGAGTTTTTAAGCTGGAACTCTTTTTACCCGAGGAATATCCGATGGCTGCCCCAAAG GTTAGGTTTCTGACCAAAATATACCATCCCAACATTGACAAG CTTGGTAGGATATGCCTTGACATTCTCAAGGATAAATGGAGTCCGGCTCTTCAGATTCGAACAGTTCTTTTgag TATCCAGGCACTCCTAAGTGCACCAAATCCAGATGACCCTCTGTCTGAAAACATTGCTAAGCACTGGAAATCCAACGAGGCAGAAGCTGTTGAAACAG CGAAGGAGTGGACTCGTCTGTATGCCAGTGGTGCGTGA